The following DNA comes from Streptomyces pristinaespiralis.
GCACGGAGGTGGAGCCGGGGCTGCCGGCGCGCAGGCCGGCGGGCGCGGCCGGGACGGTCGCGGGGTCGCCGCCGGGGCCGAGGAGGGAGATGTCGTCGGCGTGGTAGGCGGGCGTGCCGTACCAGCCGTGGGTGTAGAGCGTCACGGAGGTGGTCGAGGCCCCGGTGCGGAAGGAGGTCGTCAGTTTCTGCCAACCGGGCGCGGACGCCGTCCAGGTGGAGACGTCGGTGGTTCCCGTGCCCGACGCGCCGAGGTAGACGTAACTCCCCTGGACCCAGCCGCTGAGCGTGTAGTCGGAGTTCGGCTTCACGGTGACTGTCTGGGCGCACTTCGCGTTGTCGCTGCCGGCCGGGGTGGCCTTGAGGGCGGAGGTGCCGCTGTGGGTGGGCGAGGAGACGGCGATGCCGCTGCCCGCCGTGCAGGTCCAGCCCGCAAGTCCCGCTTCGAAGCCTCCGTTGCGGGCGAGTTCGGTGTCGGCCGCGGCGGCCGCACCGGTGGTGGCGACGAGTCCTGTGACGGCGAGGACGGCTGCCGCAACGGCAGCCGTAAGTCTTGTGCGGTCCACAACAGCCTCCGGGCATGGGGGGATTCGAGTGCGGCGGCCCACAACCTGGTCCAGACCAATCAGGTTGTCAAGACCTCTGGCACCACTCGGACGGCCACGCCGCGCTCAGTCCCTGCCGCGCGCGAGCCCTGCGGCGGCCTCGTGCATCGCGAGCTCCAGCAGCGCGGGATCGGTGAGTGTCCCCGAGCCGTCCGGGGGGATCAGCCAGCGCACCCGGCCCGCCGTCCCGCCCGGACACGGCACGACGATCCAGGTGCCCTGCCCGGCGGCGCGGACGCCCGTGCCCAGCCACCGTTCCGCGGTGCCGGGCGGTACGAAGAAGCCCATGCGGGACTCACCGAATCCGGAGAGCACCGGACCCGGCCGGTCGACCAGCCGGGTCAGCACGTCCAGGGTGGGGTAGCCCAGCTCGCCCGGCAGGATCAGTACGTCCCAGCGCCTGCCGGCCGGAAGCAGGGCGATACCGTCCCGGCTCCGCTCCCACTCCCACCGGCAGGCCTCCGGGTCCGGCGCCGCCGTCGCCAGCCACTCCATCGCGTTCCTGGCGCTCGATGCGCTCATGATCCGGTCTCCGTTCCGTGTGTACGAGGCTGCTTGCACACACAGAGAGCGGGGCGCGGCCCTTCTATTACGCGACTTCGGCGATCGTTCCGGGGTGAACCGCCGTCGCCCGCCGGGTCCGGGACGCGGCGGGCGAAGAGGGGCGGAACGGCGGGTCAGCTGTCGAAACCGAGCCCGAAGCGGTCCATCGTGCGCAGCCACAGATTGCGCCGGCCGCCGTTGGCGTCGGCCCTGGCCATGGCCCGCTTGGTCAGCTCGATCCCGGCCCACGCCACCGGCTCCGGCGGGAACGGGAGCGGCTTGCTGCGCACCATCTTCAGCTCGGTCCGCTCCGTCCGCTCCCCCGAGAGCAGGTCGAGCATCACATCGGCGCCGAACCGGGTCGCGCCGACGCCGAGACCCGTGAAGCCGGCCGCGTAGGCGACCTTGCCGCCGTGGGCGGTGCCGAAGAAGGCGGAGAAGCGCGTGCAGGTGTCGATGGCGCCGCCCCAGGCGTGGCTGAAACGGAGCCCTTCGAGCTGCGGGAAGCACCGGAAGAAGTGCGACGCGAGCTTCAGATAGGTCTCCGGCCGGTGGTCCATCTCGGCGCGCACCTTGCCGCCGAAGGGATAGACGGCGTCGTAACCGCCCCACAGGATGCGGTTGTCGGCGGTGATGCGGAAGTAGTGGAACTGGTTGGCGCTGTCGCCGAGCCCCTGGCGCCTCTTCCAGCCGACGGAGGCGAGCTGGGCGGCGCTGAGCGGCTCGGTCATCAGGGCGTAGTCGTAGACCGGGACGGTGTAGGCGCGTACCCGCCGGACCAGCGAGGGGAAGACGTTCGTGCCGAGCGCGACCCGGTGCGCCAGGACGCGGCCGCAGGGGGTGCGGACCACCATCCCGGGGCCGGAGGGGGCGAGCCGAAGGCCGGGGGTGTTCTCGTAGATGCGGACGCCCAGTTCCAGACACGCCCGCCGGAGGCCCCACGCCAGCTTCGCCGGGTGCAGCATCGCCACCCCTCGGCGGTCCCACAGCCCGCCGAGGAAGGTCGGTGAGTCGACCTCCGCGCGCATCGCGTCCGCGTCGAGGAGCTCGAGACCGGTGAATCCGAGCCGGGTCGCCTGCTGGTGCATCTCATGGAGCTCGGCGAGCTGATGGGGCTCGGTGGCGACGTCGATCTCACCGGTGCGTTCGAAGTCGCAGTCGATGCGGTACCGGCCGACGGCCTCCTCGATGGCGTCGAGGTTGCGCCCGCCGAGCTCCTCCAGCTCGGTCAGCTCGTCCGGCCAACGGGCCAGCCCGTTGCCGAGGCCGTGGGTGAGCGATGCGGCGCAGAAGCCGCCGTTGCGGCCGGAGGCGGCCCAGCCCGCCTCCCGGCCCTCGATCAGCACGACGTCCCGTGCCGGGTCCCGCTCCTTGGCGAGCAGCGCCGTCCACAGCCCGCTG
Coding sequences within:
- a CDS encoding NAD(P)/FAD-dependent oxidoreductase; amino-acid sequence: MAPAAMTSARSLSDARPAPFWLEDPGKPEPLSALAGDERCDLLVVGGGYSGLWTALLAKERDPARDVVLIEGREAGWAASGRNGGFCAASLTHGLGNGLARWPDELTELEELGGRNLDAIEEAVGRYRIDCDFERTGEIDVATEPHQLAELHEMHQQATRLGFTGLELLDADAMRAEVDSPTFLGGLWDRRGVAMLHPAKLAWGLRRACLELGVRIYENTPGLRLAPSGPGMVVRTPCGRVLAHRVALGTNVFPSLVRRVRAYTVPVYDYALMTEPLSAAQLASVGWKRRQGLGDSANQFHYFRITADNRILWGGYDAVYPFGGKVRAEMDHRPETYLKLASHFFRCFPQLEGLRFSHAWGGAIDTCTRFSAFFGTAHGGKVAYAAGFTGLGVGATRFGADVMLDLLSGERTERTELKMVRSKPLPFPPEPVAWAGIELTKRAMARADANGGRRNLWLRTMDRFGLGFDS